The Methanococcus voltae genome has a window encoding:
- a CDS encoding D-aminoacyl-tRNA deacylase, which translates to MSKEFDIKNYLLISSKQDPASQNLKEEMQKKGYEVFEIDNRTTRTNKSSYPHADCYIFLSKHASATGKPTLTVHTQGNLTEDNSHGGNPEEIPHCMPELNTILLQKINEYNTKCIDEKTGEEIEFEVSFEVLHHGPTDLDAPCVFVEIGSTEEQWQMKDPAVIVANALDNTLNMLLKNEHKPLKRAVGLGGGHYSPKFTKLALNDEYYMGFLVPKYAKLSKNMFMQLLTKQPVDIVLIDWKGLYGEDKRRYIQWLEELGIEWLRI; encoded by the coding sequence ATGTCTAAAGAGTTTGACATTAAAAATTATTTATTGATTTCCTCAAAACAAGACCCTGCAAGTCAAAACTTAAAGGAAGAAATGCAAAAAAAAGGTTATGAAGTTTTTGAAATTGATAATAGAACTACAAGAACAAATAAAAGTTCCTACCCTCATGCAGACTGTTATATCTTTTTATCCAAACACGCTAGTGCTACAGGTAAACCAACTCTTACAGTCCATACGCAAGGTAATCTTACAGAAGATAACTCCCATGGCGGAAATCCTGAAGAGATACCGCACTGTATGCCCGAATTAAACACTATACTTTTACAAAAGATAAATGAATACAATACCAAATGTATCGACGAAAAAACCGGCGAAGAAATAGAATTTGAAGTTAGCTTTGAAGTATTACATCACGGTCCTACCGATTTAGATGCGCCGTGTGTATTCGTAGAAATAGGTAGTACTGAGGAACAATGGCAAATGAAAGACCCTGCAGTTATTGTTGCTAATGCACTTGATAACACATTGAATATGTTATTAAAAAACGAACATAAACCATTAAAAAGAGCGGTAGGACTTGGAGGGGGTCACTACAGTCCAAAATTTACAAAATTAGCCCTAAATGATGAATATTATATGGGTTTCTTGGTTCCCAAATATGCTAAATTATCAAAGAATATGTTTATGCAACTTTTGACTAAACAGCCTGTAGATATTGTTTTAATTGATTGGAAAGGTCTATATGGCGAAGACAAAAGAAGATATATACAATGGCTCGAAGAATTAGGTATTGAATGGTTAAGAATTTAA
- a CDS encoding cohesin domain-containing protein, translating to MNIKNKIKFSICLMILLFIIPNNCIATTPNTDYTMSLEPNSKTVAVGDSFNIVLWGNTPKVSAIQSKFNYDTSMLELTNIELGSISDSASSKRTDLSSSLITMLWFNPSTAPEGYYKIATLSFKVLKGGNTTIIPRSYEFSDNNGVSVTPVTNSANIIVSGGMKAELILKTPKPNVDNEAVLKIYGIDASDPNLKNITGNFNFNGDNNNNVELIGNYDIKVANSQYNYYMIDTSKNSFVISLKDVLDENYDKGYTFNEIIKIPLKLNNLVDDPKNTILYNVSVGDRNVYDKKVSYDSSTIVDNNPYFAIVPAGSSTAVSSTDLKFCKYEKFRLKAFNMKDNNLTKFSGYIFVDEDKFSADEFRISQFSTVYDKVNYSKLEINESYLKYNLTLSKGIEEEDYTVLEFRITPSHNKNTSSPLILGNFSVENNDTKIDVDIKDITINILEKDENMPPSISIGYAVSDNNYISFLPLMLDPDDDTEDLELDWKFGDGDDSTMDEPSHKYDYGQYSVSCTVTDKLDATDSVSGHLILKEYNVLNYTFEQLGVDLNNSAQQNYTNNVTYLANFKLYNPLSADVSAYATFKNPNGYKVIENSTTGTSCNKIIIPAKEKRNLTMLITSSSKKPFDVKWDVKYYPSSKTQDDEFYVQYYEWNFVEKSFDGVISSLNDPKYKDITLGNQEVTFKVNKIPEIKEYEITKKIEVISPNSVVLYIILTVISFTMGLSLAIVIKNPRNRRILLYRLRNNFRKIYNHIRGY from the coding sequence ATGAATATTAAAAATAAGATAAAATTTTCAATTTGTTTAATGATATTGTTATTTATTATTCCAAATAATTGCATAGCTACAACTCCTAATACGGATTATACTATGTCTTTAGAGCCAAATAGTAAGACTGTAGCTGTAGGCGATTCTTTTAATATTGTATTATGGGGAAATACTCCAAAAGTATCTGCTATACAGTCTAAATTTAATTATGACACTAGTATGTTGGAATTAACAAACATAGAACTTGGTTCAATTTCTGATAGTGCATCAAGTAAGCGTACGGATCTTTCGTCGTCTTTAATAACGATGTTATGGTTTAACCCCAGTACTGCCCCAGAAGGTTATTATAAGATTGCAACCTTGTCATTTAAGGTTTTAAAAGGTGGAAATACTACTATAATACCTAGAAGCTATGAATTTTCAGATAATAACGGTGTTTCAGTAACCCCGGTTACTAATTCCGCTAATATAATAGTTTCGGGAGGTATGAAAGCTGAATTAATTCTTAAAACGCCAAAACCTAACGTTGATAATGAAGCAGTTTTAAAAATATATGGTATTGACGCATCTGACCCAAATTTAAAAAATATAACGGGTAATTTTAATTTTAACGGAGATAACAATAATAATGTCGAATTAATTGGTAATTACGATATAAAAGTTGCTAATTCTCAATATAATTACTATATGATTGACACGTCAAAAAATTCATTTGTTATATCCTTAAAAGATGTTTTAGATGAAAATTATGATAAAGGTTATACATTCAATGAAATTATAAAAATACCTTTAAAATTAAATAATTTAGTGGATGATCCCAAAAATACCATATTGTACAATGTTAGCGTTGGAGATAGGAATGTTTATGATAAAAAGGTTTCTTACGATAGTTCTACAATAGTAGACAATAATCCATACTTTGCCATAGTTCCCGCAGGTTCTTCGACAGCCGTCTCTTCAACAGATTTGAAATTCTGTAAATATGAGAAATTTAGGCTAAAAGCATTTAATATGAAAGACAATAACTTAACAAAATTTTCAGGTTATATATTTGTAGACGAAGACAAATTTTCGGCAGACGAATTTAGAATATCTCAATTTTCAACAGTATATGATAAAGTAAATTACTCAAAATTAGAAATAAACGAGAGTTATTTAAAATATAACCTAACATTATCAAAAGGAATTGAAGAGGAAGATTATACAGTCTTAGAATTCAGAATAACTCCTTCACATAATAAGAATACTAGTTCTCCATTAATTTTGGGAAATTTCAGTGTCGAAAATAATGATACAAAAATAGATGTGGATATAAAAGATATCACAATTAATATTTTGGAAAAAGACGAAAATATGCCCCCATCTATCTCGATAGGCTATGCAGTTTCAGATAATAATTATATATCCTTCCTTCCATTAATGTTAGACCCGGATGATGATACTGAAGATTTGGAATTAGACTGGAAATTTGGAGATGGTGACGACTCTACAATGGATGAACCTTCTCATAAGTATGATTACGGTCAATATTCAGTATCCTGTACAGTAACTGATAAATTAGATGCAACCGATTCAGTAAGCGGTCATTTAATTTTAAAAGAATATAATGTATTGAATTACACTTTTGAGCAATTAGGGGTAGATTTAAATAATTCCGCTCAACAAAATTATACAAATAATGTAACGTATCTCGCAAACTTTAAACTTTATAACCCGTTAAGTGCTGACGTTAGTGCTTATGCCACGTTTAAAAATCCTAACGGCTATAAAGTAATTGAAAATAGCACTACTGGCACATCCTGTAACAAAATTATAATACCTGCAAAAGAAAAAAGAAATTTAACCATGTTGATTACTTCGTCATCAAAAAAACCATTTGATGTAAAGTGGGATGTTAAATACTATCCAAGCTCTAAAACACAGGATGATGAGTTTTATGTTCAATACTACGAATGGAATTTTGTAGAAAAATCATTTGACGGCGTTATTAGTTCTCTAAACGATCCTAAATATAAAGATATTACCTTAGGAAATCAGGAAGTGACTTTTAAGGTAAATAAAATTCCTGAGATAAAAGAGTATGAAATTACGAAGAAAATTGAGGTTATATCACCTAATTCCGTAGTTTTATACATAATTTTAACCGTCATAAGCTTTACAATGGGTTTATCTTTGGCAATTGTTATAAAAAATCCTAGAAATCGTAGAATTTTATTATATCGGTTAAGAAATAATTTTAGAAAAATATATAACCATATTAGGGGTTATTAA
- a CDS encoding ATP-binding protein has product MYNIELDFDEEYFVNTYGSKIKKFIKDELAINTVRDNVFEFDIKKFMHENIEACDITDHIYENPKLSEDTIFQIFKEAYLELFSTNESRNLEKELEKIQIAFKNPVGCDRKIDEVTSSEINNLVKFEGNIIKAAKVCALLKKACFVCPSCGNIQYKTVRDYFMPLKMYCRNQNCGTEMKLDQDNSTYANIQELEIQQPIDLMKNPDDPPRSIRTFLENSNGIYSGRVDVVGTVMKKQSRPNMPVYEIYTRSNSINVSENFQKIEVKDLLRDGEKVELLKELGKNKNIIDILSQFLIPQIKGHDLVKKAILLQQVKGCIKYLPDGSELRNDSHILLITDPGIGKSTMLRRIARLFPQNGYASVTTATGGGLTANVVREATEIGDGWVVKPGVFVKANQGTACIDELTVDKNVMKFILEAMESQTIHINKGGINVKLPAKCAVLAACNPKYGRFDRNLGVVEQLNMPQPLLSRFDLIFPLKDNPDRKRDAEIADHILSTHYESATKQYDVLADLNVGGITVDDELLKNYIIFARTCAYIEDNKNLYLRETDSKLLKTPSLNKNSMKMIKDFYVDMRKHGEGNNPIPITARQLEAVVRISEMHAKARLSDKVNEKDTKVAIDIIEECLRQVAFDPETGTFDIDKGMGKIPKSKMDKMNMIMDIIRELSAISENKLANKDEIIDRAEEFHIKEIEVEDLLEKLAKNAEVFSPKFGKYRLT; this is encoded by the coding sequence ATGTATAATATTGAATTAGACTTTGATGAAGAATACTTCGTAAATACGTACGGTTCTAAGATTAAAAAATTTATAAAAGACGAATTAGCAATAAATACGGTTCGAGACAACGTTTTTGAATTTGATATAAAAAAGTTTATGCACGAAAATATCGAAGCCTGTGATATCACAGACCACATATACGAAAATCCAAAATTATCGGAAGATACAATATTCCAAATTTTCAAAGAAGCATATTTAGAACTTTTTTCTACAAATGAATCAAGAAATTTAGAGAAAGAACTCGAAAAAATACAAATAGCATTCAAAAATCCCGTAGGTTGCGATAGGAAAATAGATGAAGTTACATCCTCCGAAATTAATAATTTAGTTAAATTTGAAGGGAATATCATAAAAGCAGCTAAAGTATGCGCACTTTTAAAAAAGGCTTGCTTTGTATGCCCAAGTTGTGGAAATATCCAGTATAAAACCGTTAGGGACTATTTTATGCCCTTAAAAATGTACTGTAGGAATCAGAATTGCGGGACTGAAATGAAGCTCGACCAAGATAATTCAACCTATGCAAATATTCAAGAATTGGAGATTCAACAACCAATCGATTTAATGAAAAATCCTGATGACCCGCCAAGAAGTATAAGGACTTTCTTGGAAAATTCAAACGGGATTTATTCTGGAAGGGTTGACGTGGTCGGAACAGTGATGAAAAAACAATCCCGTCCCAATATGCCTGTTTATGAGATTTATACACGAAGTAATTCAATAAACGTAAGTGAAAACTTCCAGAAAATAGAGGTTAAGGATCTTTTAAGAGATGGGGAAAAAGTAGAATTACTTAAGGAACTCGGAAAAAATAAAAATATCATTGATATACTGTCTCAATTCTTAATACCTCAAATTAAGGGGCACGATTTAGTAAAAAAGGCAATTTTATTGCAACAAGTTAAAGGTTGTATTAAATACTTACCTGATGGTTCAGAATTAAGGAATGACAGCCACATTTTATTAATTACCGATCCAGGTATTGGTAAATCTACAATGTTAAGGAGAATAGCAAGATTGTTCCCACAAAACGGTTATGCTTCAGTTACTACCGCAACCGGTGGTGGTTTAACTGCAAACGTTGTAAGGGAAGCTACGGAAATTGGTGACGGTTGGGTAGTTAAGCCAGGGGTTTTCGTTAAAGCTAACCAGGGTACGGCTTGTATAGATGAATTAACAGTTGATAAAAACGTTATGAAGTTTATATTGGAAGCCATGGAGAGTCAAACAATACACATTAATAAAGGGGGTATAAATGTTAAATTGCCTGCAAAATGTGCAGTTTTAGCAGCTTGTAACCCAAAATACGGTAGATTCGATAGAAATTTAGGCGTAGTGGAGCAATTAAATATGCCTCAACCTTTATTGAGCAGATTTGATTTAATATTCCCTTTAAAAGATAATCCCGATAGAAAGAGGGATGCAGAGATTGCAGACCACATTTTAAGTACACACTATGAGAGTGCTACAAAACAATACGATGTGCTAGCAGATTTAAATGTCGGCGGAATAACCGTGGATGACGAACTCTTAAAGAATTATATCATATTTGCTAGGACGTGCGCTTATATAGAAGACAATAAGAACTTGTACTTACGAGAAACTGATTCAAAGCTTTTAAAAACTCCAAGTTTAAACAAAAATTCTATGAAAATGATTAAGGATTTCTACGTAGATATGCGTAAACACGGCGAAGGTAATAATCCAATACCTATAACTGCAAGACAGCTTGAAGCAGTCGTTAGGATATCGGAAATGCACGCAAAAGCAAGATTATCTGATAAGGTAAACGAAAAAGACACGAAAGTTGCAATTGATATAATCGAAGAATGTTTAAGACAAGTCGCTTTTGACCCTGAAACAGGCACTTTTGACATAGATAAAGGCATGGGTAAGATTCCAAAGTCCAAAATGGATAAAATGAACATGATTATGGACATAATAAGAGAATTATCTGCAATAAGTGAAAATAAACTTGCTAACAAGGACGAGATTATAGATAGAGCAGAAGAATTCCATATAAAAGAAATTGAAGTTGAAGATTTATTGGAAAAATTAGCAAAGAATGCAGAAGTATTTTCGCCTAAATTTGGTAAGTATAGGCTTACTTAA
- a CDS encoding acetylornithine transaminase yields MPNLERLSERTQKIIKDESENIIHTYGRLPIVITKGEGMKVYDVDGNEYLDFLAGIAVNNMGHCHPEIVEALKSQIDNLMHISNIYYNIPQVELGKKLVGLSGLGKAFFCNSGAEANEAAIKLARRYGKHISSKKGFIKSGEVISMEHSFHGRTLTTITATPKPKYQEGFEPLPTGFRYAPFNDIEALKEMVSEHTSAIIIEPVQGEGGVYPVDKEYLKEVRKICDELDIILIFDEVQCGMGRTGKMFAYEHYGIIPDIVTLAKALGNGFPIGAIVAKNEVAEAFQPGSHGTTFGGNPIACATSLKTLELLQNQLEYASEIGEYFKGRLNELKDKYEFITEVRGLGLMLGIQLTFNGSDLVLKMLEKGYLINCTSDTVLRFVPPLIVEKEHIDSLINALDEIFSKIE; encoded by the coding sequence ATGCCGAATTTAGAAAGATTATCAGAAAGAACCCAAAAAATAATTAAAGATGAAAGTGAAAATATAATTCATACTTACGGACGATTACCTATTGTAATTACAAAAGGAGAAGGTATGAAAGTTTATGACGTTGATGGTAATGAATACCTTGACTTTTTGGCAGGTATTGCAGTTAATAATATGGGGCATTGCCATCCTGAGATTGTGGAAGCTTTAAAATCTCAAATCGACAATTTGATGCACATTTCAAACATTTACTACAATATCCCACAAGTTGAACTAGGTAAAAAACTTGTTGGATTAAGCGGATTGGGTAAGGCTTTCTTTTGCAACAGTGGTGCAGAAGCAAACGAAGCTGCGATAAAGCTTGCTCGTAGATATGGTAAGCACATCAGTAGTAAAAAAGGTTTCATTAAAAGCGGGGAAGTTATTTCTATGGAACATTCATTCCATGGTAGAACTTTAACAACAATTACAGCTACCCCTAAACCAAAATACCAAGAAGGATTCGAACCATTACCAACAGGTTTTAGATATGCTCCTTTTAATGATATAGAAGCACTCAAAGAAATGGTTTCAGAACATACATCCGCCATAATCATCGAACCAGTTCAAGGGGAAGGTGGCGTTTACCCAGTTGATAAAGAATACTTAAAAGAAGTTAGAAAAATTTGCGATGAACTCGACATTATATTGATATTTGATGAAGTTCAGTGCGGTATGGGAAGAACTGGAAAAATGTTTGCATATGAACACTACGGGATAATACCTGACATTGTGACACTTGCCAAAGCACTTGGAAATGGTTTCCCAATTGGCGCCATTGTTGCTAAAAATGAAGTTGCAGAAGCTTTCCAACCTGGAAGTCACGGTACTACATTTGGGGGCAACCCGATAGCTTGTGCTACATCTTTAAAAACATTGGAATTACTACAAAATCAACTAGAATATGCTTCAGAGATTGGAGAATACTTCAAAGGTAGATTAAATGAGTTAAAAGACAAGTACGAGTTCATCACAGAAGTTAGAGGACTTGGACTTATGTTGGGTATCCAATTAACATTTAATGGCTCAGACCTCGTACTTAAAATGCTTGAAAAAGGATACTTAATAAACTGTACCTCAGATACCGTTTTAAGGTTCGTACCACCTTTGATAGTTGAAAAAGAGCATATAGATAGCTTAATAAATGCTTTGGATGAAATATTTTCAAAAATAGAATAA
- the radA gene encoding DNA repair and recombination protein RadA, with amino-acid sequence MSDNLTDLPGVGPSTAEKLVEAGYIDFMKIATATVGELTDIEGISEKAAAKMIMGARDLCDLGFKSGIDLLKQRSTVWKLSTSSSELDSVLGGGLESQSVTEFAGVFGSGKTQIMHQSCVNLQNPEFLFYDEGSVSEDELAQPKAVYIDTEGTFRPERIMQMAEHAGIDGQTVLDNTFVARAYNSDMQMLFAEKIEDLIQEGNNIKLVVIDSLTSTFRNEYTGRGKLAERQQKLGRHMATLNKLADLFNCVVLVTNQVSAKPDAFFGMAEQAIGGHIVGHAATFRFFVRKGKGDKRVAKLYDSPHLPDAEAIFRITEKGIQD; translated from the coding sequence ATGAGTGATAATTTAACTGATTTGCCAGGAGTAGGTCCTTCAACCGCTGAAAAATTAGTAGAAGCTGGTTACATAGACTTTATGAAAATAGCTACTGCAACAGTAGGGGAGTTAACCGACATTGAAGGCATAAGTGAAAAAGCAGCCGCTAAAATGATTATGGGTGCAAGAGATTTATGTGATTTGGGTTTTAAAAGTGGTATTGACTTATTGAAACAAAGAAGTACAGTATGGAAGTTATCAACAAGTAGCAGTGAATTAGATAGTGTATTGGGTGGCGGATTAGAAAGCCAATCAGTAACTGAATTCGCAGGTGTTTTCGGAAGTGGTAAAACCCAGATTATGCACCAAAGTTGTGTAAACTTACAAAACCCAGAATTTTTATTCTACGATGAAGGATCAGTATCTGAAGACGAATTAGCACAACCAAAAGCTGTTTACATCGATACAGAAGGTACATTCAGACCTGAAAGAATCATGCAAATGGCAGAACATGCAGGAATTGATGGTCAAACAGTTTTAGACAATACATTCGTTGCAAGAGCTTATAACTCCGATATGCAAATGTTATTCGCTGAAAAGATAGAGGACCTTATACAAGAAGGAAACAACATTAAATTGGTTGTAATCGACTCTTTAACCAGTACTTTCAGAAATGAATACACCGGTAGGGGAAAATTAGCTGAAAGACAACAGAAATTAGGTAGGCACATGGCTACATTAAACAAGTTAGCAGACCTTTTTAACTGTGTCGTACTTGTTACAAACCAGGTTTCAGCAAAACCGGACGCATTCTTTGGTATGGCGGAACAAGCTATCGGTGGTCACATTGTAGGTCACGCAGCTACTTTCAGATTCTTTGTTAGAAAAGGAAAAGGCGACAAGAGAGTTGCTAAATTATACGACTCACCACACTTGCCAGACGCAGAGGCAATCTTTAGAATTACTGAAAAAGGTATTCAAGATTAA